A DNA window from Paenibacillus sp. HWE-109 contains the following coding sequences:
- a CDS encoding response regulator has product MMQLLIVDDEILFVEGLKSDLHWETFGVSTVHTAYNIRQAKEVFENHPIDMMLCDIEMPQGSGLDLLIWVREHYPKTESIFLTCHADFKFAQQAIQLGCFDYLLKPVTLAQLEEVIVKAGAKINKESELQQYSRYGQFWVQHQPILIERFWLDILHETIPSNLEAIRASAAERNIPFSEEMRFLPVLISIQRYHKELSLRDEKILEYAIQNSAEEMIVEQKEKGQVLLLGSQNLLAIVSWDQEAEPEMERLKQKCEAFIASCRSFFYCDISCYIGNRVFVHELPSMVHELSHREKSNVAYNNTIFMLSDKKQSSKQVAMPNLPVWSVMLKEGSMSKVLAEAERYLESLMQTGELDARILHQFHHDFLQMLYHVIMLKGIQARELLSDAVSIELAPRATRSVTDTMAWIKHIMERSLQYVKTIEQTQSVAERVKNHIALHLNEQELSREEIANYVYLNPDYLDRIFKKETGVSVTEYLVQERMGMAKELLSKSGMSISSIAAHVGYSNLAHFSKRFKSVAGMNPNDYRQQHGRNDTNGKSKTE; this is encoded by the coding sequence ATGATGCAGCTGCTTATTGTAGACGATGAAATTTTGTTCGTGGAAGGTCTTAAATCAGATTTACACTGGGAGACGTTCGGGGTTTCAACCGTCCATACGGCTTATAATATTAGGCAAGCGAAAGAAGTTTTTGAGAATCATCCCATCGATATGATGCTTTGTGACATTGAAATGCCGCAAGGCAGCGGCCTGGATCTCTTGATATGGGTAAGGGAACACTATCCAAAAACGGAATCGATATTCTTAACTTGTCATGCTGATTTTAAATTTGCGCAGCAAGCCATTCAGCTTGGCTGCTTTGATTATTTATTGAAACCAGTTACTCTTGCTCAGCTGGAAGAAGTGATTGTGAAAGCAGGGGCCAAAATCAATAAAGAAAGCGAACTGCAGCAATACAGCCGTTACGGCCAATTTTGGGTCCAGCATCAGCCGATCCTGATTGAGCGGTTTTGGCTTGATATTTTGCATGAAACCATACCGTCAAATCTGGAAGCTATTCGAGCGTCTGCCGCGGAGCGCAATATCCCCTTTTCCGAGGAAATGAGGTTCTTGCCAGTTCTGATCAGCATACAACGTTATCATAAAGAGTTGAGTTTACGTGATGAGAAGATTCTGGAATATGCCATTCAAAACAGCGCCGAAGAAATGATCGTTGAACAAAAAGAAAAGGGACAAGTTCTGTTGTTGGGCAGCCAAAATCTGCTTGCAATCGTGTCTTGGGATCAAGAAGCTGAACCGGAGATGGAGCGATTGAAACAAAAGTGCGAAGCTTTCATCGCTTCCTGCAGAAGCTTCTTCTATTGCGATATCTCCTGCTATATCGGGAATCGGGTGTTCGTGCATGAACTGCCATCGATGGTTCACGAGCTGTCTCATCGCGAGAAAAGCAATGTTGCCTATAACAATACAATTTTCATGCTATCTGATAAAAAACAATCCTCCAAGCAAGTTGCAATGCCTAATCTGCCTGTGTGGTCGGTCATGTTGAAGGAAGGTTCAATGTCGAAGGTTCTAGCGGAGGCTGAGCGATATTTGGAGAGTTTGATGCAGACAGGAGAACTGGATGCAAGGATATTGCATCAATTTCACCACGATTTCCTGCAAATGCTGTATCACGTCATTATGCTGAAAGGCATTCAAGCACGCGAGCTGTTAAGTGATGCTGTTTCGATTGAGCTTGCACCGCGTGCTACACGTTCTGTAACGGATACGATGGCATGGATCAAGCACATCATGGAGAGATCTCTACAATACGTGAAAACGATTGAGCAAACGCAGTCTGTTGCGGAACGTGTTAAAAATCATATTGCTCTTCACTTGAATGAACAGGAGCTTTCACGCGAGGAAATTGCTAATTATGTCTATTTGAACCCGGATTATTTGGATCGCATTTTCAAAAAAGAAACCGGTGTATCTGTTACTGAATATTTGGTTCAGGAGCGTATGGGAATGGCCAAGGAGCTGTTGTCCAAAAGCGGCATGTCGATCAGCAGCATCGCCGCGCATGTCGGGTACTCGAATCTTGCGCATTTCTCCAAACGATTCAAAAGTGTGGCAGGGATGAATCCGAATGATTATCGACAGCAGCATGGTCGGAATGATACAAACGGAAAGTCGAAAACGGAGTAG